The Acidobacteriota bacterium DNA segment GATGACAATGCGCCAGTCCACGGCCAGGTAGGCCTGCCGGAGAGTCAGGCACCGGGTAAAGACCATCAGCAGGGCGCCCGTGAGGGCCGCCACCACGATGTCCAGTTTCTGGGAGGCCGCGGCGGCAATCACTCCCAGAAAGATCAGGACCGCGAGGGGCAGCTTGCTGAAGCGGAAATCGGAACCTTGAGATTCCTCCAGGATCAGCATGAAATCGGAGTCCTGCCTCAAGTTGCCCAGAATTGCCTTGTGCACCTGGACCAGCAGCATGTCTCCCACACGCAAGCGTACCCGCCCCAGCTTGTCCCGGATCTGGCTTCCGTGTCTTCGGATCGCCAGCGCCGTGGCCTGGTAGCGCTGCCGGAAGTTGGCTTCCTTCAGCGTCCGCCCGATCAGGAAAGAGTCGGGTGAAATGACGGCCTCGGCCAGGGTGATGTCTTCCGATTTCAGGTCGCGGTCGCTCAGCTTGACCTCAGCCAGGATGTCGACCCCTTCGGTATCGCGAATCTTGAGGATATTCTCCAGGTTCCCTTTCACGATCAGAATGTCGCCTCCGCTGAGCCGGATGTCCTGAAGGAACAAGCGGAGCTTCTCCTGGCCGCGCTGGATTTCCAGGACCTCGATGTCCAGCAGTTGGCTGAAATCGGTCTCTCGCAGGGTCTTGTCCAGCAGCGGGGAATCCGCCCGAATCACCAGCTCCGTCAGGTATTCGCGTAGCCGGTAACCCTCGGTGAGACTGGCTTCGGTGGGCCGGTAGGGGAGATTCCTCTGTCCGATGGCGAGCATGTAGACGGCTCCCAGGCCCAACAGGACCAGCCCCAGACCGGTGAACTCGAACATCTGGAGCGGAGGACTGGCCCCGGAAGCGTAGATGGTGCCGACGATGATGTTGGTCGAGGTGCCAATGTAGGTGCAGGCGCCGCCCAGGATGGCCGCGTAGGAGAGCGGAAGCAGCATTTTGGAGGGGCTCAGCTTCTTTTCCCTGGCAATATTCAGGACCAGGGGGATAAACATGGCCACCGCCGCCGTGTTGCTGATGAAGGCGGAAAGCAGGGCGACCACCGGGAAGATCACCGCCAATTGGCTGAACTCGGAGGATCCGCCCAGCGCCGAGACTTTCTGTCCCAGTTTCGCCACCGCCCCGGTTCGGAGAAGGCCGGCGCTCAGGACCATCATGGCCGCCACCGTGACCGGCGCCGGGTGGCTGAAGCCCGAGAATCCCTCGGCGGGGGTCAGCACCCCGGTCAGTATCAGTGACCCCACCACCAGCAGAGCCGTCAGGTCTATCGGGACCAGCTCGGTTACGAAAAGGACCAGGGCCAACAACAAGATGGCTGAGACAAGCAGTGTCTCCACGGTCGTTCTCCCCCGCTTCAAGGACGGGAGCGGTTCTCACCGTTCAAAGCGCTGCCCTCGGCGGGACTTGGGAATTTCCGCCGCCGTCCCGTGTTCTTCCACGGTCCGACGGCTTCACCGAAGCGGGAATCGGCGAGGCGCCGCGGTTGCGGCGTTATAATGCCACCATGGTCCGGAAATTGCTAATTTGGATCCTTCTGGTTCCGGTCTGCGGAAAGGGGGGCGACGGGAGAGCGGATGAGACCCCGACACCTGCGCGACTGGATGCGATTTTGAAGCAAGTGATCGAGAACCAGATGAAGAACGATCGAGCCCGCTACCGCTATTTGTACGAGGAAAAGGCAGTCGAGGACCGCTACGACTCCAGCGGAAACATCGAGAAGTCGGTTACCAGAATCTATCACTGGATTCACACCGAGTTGGAGTCCTTCTCCAAGCTGATTTCCATCAATGGCGCTCGTTACGACCGGCAGTATCTTCGAGCCCAGGACAACGCCATCCAGCGGTCCATCTCCGATGCCGAGCGGCTCTCTCCCCAAAAACGGAAGGCCACAATCGCCAGAACCCAGCGGGAACGTGACAGGCAAATGCAGACCGAAATCTTTCGCAACCTGTTGGCGGCTTTTCGTTTTGCTGTGACAGGCAGGGAACACGTGAATGGGTGGGAGACCCTGGTGCTGGACTTTGAGCCGCGAGCGGGCTTCGAGCCACCCTCCTTCCGTTCCGCCTTTCTGAGAAGTCTGAGCGGGAAGCTCTGGGTCACGAGGGAGTCCCACCAGCCGATTCGGTTGACGGGGAGGCTCGGCGAGGATGTCCGATTCGTGGGAGGCCTGTTCGGCAGTCTCGAGAAAGGCGCCACCATCACCCTGGAGCAGGCCGATATCGGCAACGGCCTCTGGCTCCCTACCTTTACCACCGTAACCTACCGGCGGAGCCTTCTCTTCAAAGGCACCCACCGCAGGGAGACCAGTCTGTTTCGCGACTACCGCCTGAATCCCGGAATCGGTCCCAGCGATCAGGTCGAGGTCGAGAGCCTGGACTGAGCCGAAGCCCCGATTGGACGCCCCCTGCGCCTCTTGACAGGTCGGCGGACCAGCGCATATTCTCGCGGCTGCAGTTGCGGACCAGGGTAAGCTATTGGGGCGGGGTACCGTGAGCCACAATCTCTACAACTCCTTTCAGGAATTCGGCCCGGGAAATGGCCGAACGGGGCGTTTCTATTCGCTGCCTCAATTGGAACGGCGGGGAATCGGCTCCATCTCCCGGCTGCCGGTCAGTCTCCGAATCGTTCTGGAATCCCTGCTCCGCAATTTTGACGGCAACAGGATCACGGAGCAGGATATTCATGCCCTGGCCAACTGGAAGGCCACCGGGACTCGCACGCGGGAAATCCCGTTTGTGGTGGCCCGCATCGTGCTCCAGGACTTCACCGGCGTCCCCCTGCTGGTCGATCTTGCCGCCATGAGATCCGCGGTGGCCCGAATGGGCGGACAGCCGAAACGGGTCGAACCCCTGGTCCCGGTGGACCTGGTGGTGGACCATTCCATACAGGTGGATTACTCGGGAAGCCCCCAGGCGCTGCAACTGAACATGGAGATGGAATTCCGGCGCAACCGGGCCCGCTATCAGTTCCTGAAGTGGGGAATGCAGGCCTTCGACCAGTTCAGAGTCATACCGCCCGGGGTGGGAATCGTGCATCAGGTCAACCTGGAATACCTGGCCCAGGGGGTTGTGGAAAAAGAAGGGATCTACTACCCGGATACCCTGGTGGGCACAGATTCCCACACCACCATGATCAATGGATTGGGGATCCTGGGCTGGGGGGTCGGGGGCATCGAGGCCGAAGCAGGAATGCTGGGGCAACCCGTTTACATATTGACTCCCGACGTGGTCGGGGTTCACCTGACCGGGAGTCTCCGCGAGGGGGTGACGGCCACCGACCTGGTTCTGAAGTGCACCGAGATGCTGCGGAAAGCCAAAGTGGTGGGAAAGTTCGTGGAATATTTCGGCGAGGGAGCGACCTCCCTGCCGGTAACCGACCGGGCCACCATCGCCAACATGGCTCCCGAGTATGGGGCAACCATCGGTTTCTTCCCGGTAGACGAGGAGACCTGCAGCTATCTCCTGGCAACCGGGAGGAGTGGCCAACAGGTGGAGGCATTTCGCAACTACTACAAGGCCCAGGGCCTCTTCGGTATTCCGCGCCAGAGAGACTGTGACTACACCCGGGTCCTGGAAGTGGACCTGGGGGAGATCCGGCCCTCGGTAGCCGGTCCCAGGCGTCCCCAGGACCGGCTTGAGCTCGACCAGCTCAAACCGAAGTTCCGGGAACTGCTGAGCCGGCCTCTCAGTGAGGGAGGATTTGAGCAGGAACCCTCTGCATTGAAAAAGCGTTACCCGCTGGGAACTCCATCCGGCGCCTCGGTTGTGGGCCATGGCGACGTGTTAATCGCGGCCATCACCTCCTGCACGAATACCTCCAATCCGGGAGTGATGCTGGCTGCCGGGCTGCTGGCCAGGAATGCCGTGGAGAAGGGCCTGAGCATAGGCCCCACCGTCAAGAGATCCCTGGCTCCAGGCTCTCGAGTGGTCTCCAGCTACCTGGAAAACACCGGATTGCAGCCCTACCTGGATCGGCTCGGCTTCAACCTGGTCGGCTACGGGTGCACCACCTGCATCGGCAATTCCGGTCCTCTAGATCCGGATATCGAACGGGTGGTGACCGGCAACGATCTGGTTGCCGCCAGCGTCCTGAGCGGCAACCGTAACTTCGAAGCCAGGGTCCACCCCAACATCAAGGCCAATTTCCTGATGAGTCCCCCCTTGGTGGTTGCCTTTGGGCTGGCCGGGCGCATCGATATCGATCTGTCCTCCGAACCCATCGGACGGGGCAGCGACGGGGAGGAGGTCTACCTCAAGGACATCTGGCCCAGCCTTCAGGAGGTGAGCGATCTGATGTCGGCGGCCTTCGACCCCGAGACCTTTCGCCGGATGTACGGGGACTCCACCGGTTCCAACGGCGGGTGGCAGGAGATCCCCGCCAGCCGGGGAGACCTTTTCGAGTGGGATTCCGATTCGACCTACATCCAGGAACCGCCCTTTTTTGAAGACTTCTCCCCCGGAGCCGGGGAGGTGGGGGATATCAAGGGCGCCCGTCCCCTGGCAATACTTGGGGACTCGGTGACTACCGACCATATCAGTCCGGCGGGGGCCATTGCACAGGCGTCTCCGGCCGGCGCCTACCTGGTGGAGCGTGGGGTTGCCGCCAGGGATTTCAACAGCTATGGCTCGCGCCGGGGCAATGACCGGGTCATGACTCGCGGCACCTTTGCCAACGTGCGCATCAAGAACCTGATGGTGCCGGGAATCGAGGGAGGTTTTACCCGCTACCAGCCGGACGGAAGCCGAATGACCATCTACGAGGCGGCGCTGCGCTACCGGGAGCAGGGCACTCCCCTCATCGTACTGGCCGGTCAGGAGTATGGAACCGGCAGTTCCCGCGACTGGGCGGCCAAGGGGACCCGGCTGCTGGGGGTCCGGGCCGTGGTCGCCCGGAGCTTCGAGCGCATCCATCGCAGCAACCTGGTGGGGATGGGAGTGCTGCCCTGCCAATTCCAGGAGGGAACCGGCGCCGATTCACTCCGCCTGGATGGCAGCGAAGTCTTCGACCTGGTTGGAATCGAGTCCGAGATCCAACCCCGGCAACAGGTCCATCTGGTGGTGCACCGGCCCGGCGGCCAGACCGAAACGGTCCCGGTTACGGTGCGCATCGATACACCGGTGGAAGTCGAATATTACCGCCACCAGGGCATCCTGCCCTACGTGCTGAGCGGATTGTTGACGACCTGACCCTGCTGTCAGGATGCAGGCGGCGAACAGCCGGCCGCCCGACTTCTCTCCAATCTCCGCCCTGCGCTCCTTGCAATTCCTGCCTGAGAACCCCCGCTGTGCAATACAAGTCAACGCGATGGGGGCAGTTTCTGTTCCATCCTTTCGAAATCCGGGGGGACCTTCAGCTTGAAGATCCGGTCCTGAAGGCCGGGATTGATTTCGACGTTGGACAGCAGGATGGTGTGGTAGTCGCCGCTGGCCTCGAAGATTCGTGTCTGGATGGGGATCCAATACTTGTGGTCCACCCACAGCTGGATCCGAGGGAACATGCCCTGGGTAGCGGTGGATCTGGGGTTGAGTTCCAGCAGAGAGGCCGCCCGGCTGTCGACCGGTTCCGTCTTGAGATGGCGGACGTCGTTGTCCCTGCGGATGCTTCGGCCGGAGCGGCCGATCCAGAACAGGGGCAACTTGGCCGTTGCCGAGCCATTGCCGGTGTCAACT contains these protein-coding regions:
- a CDS encoding SLC13 family permease; this translates as METLLVSAILLLALVLFVTELVPIDLTALLVVGSLILTGVLTPAEGFSGFSHPAPVTVAAMMVLSAGLLRTGAVAKLGQKVSALGGSSEFSQLAVIFPVVALLSAFISNTAAVAMFIPLVLNIAREKKLSPSKMLLPLSYAAILGGACTYIGTSTNIIVGTIYASGASPPLQMFEFTGLGLVLLGLGAVYMLAIGQRNLPYRPTEASLTEGYRLREYLTELVIRADSPLLDKTLRETDFSQLLDIEVLEIQRGQEKLRLFLQDIRLSGGDILIVKGNLENILKIRDTEGVDILAEVKLSDRDLKSEDITLAEAVISPDSFLIGRTLKEANFRQRYQATALAIRRHGSQIRDKLGRVRLRVGDMLLVQVHKAILGNLRQDSDFMLILEESQGSDFRFSKLPLAVLIFLGVIAAAASQKLDIVVAALTGALLMVFTRCLTLRQAYLAVDWRIVILIGGTLALGTAMEKTGTANLIADSLVGWSGALGPVALIAVLYLLTMGMTEIMSNNATAALLTPIAISIAHQGGWDPRPFAFCVAFAASCSFLTPIGYQTNTMVYGPGGYRFTDYFKVGAWLSLISWIAATLLIPRIWPFN
- a CDS encoding outer-membrane lipoprotein carrier protein LolA codes for the protein MRGKTRYRTRMAQALAILMAVGSAGAVEGLAQSKLSAEARRVLDRMDARAKTLNSLTADLKQTKVTIVVEDVAEKAGKLFYKKSRRKSAFKIEYQEPVPSIILLEKGKVSILEPRIKRYQEVDTGNGSATAKLPLFWIGRSGRSIRRDNDVRHLKTEPVDSRAASLLELNPRSTATQGMFPRIQLWVDHKYWIPIQTRIFEASGDYHTILLSNVEINPGLQDRIFKLKVPPDFERMEQKLPPSR
- the acnA gene encoding aconitate hydratase AcnA, translating into MSHNLYNSFQEFGPGNGRTGRFYSLPQLERRGIGSISRLPVSLRIVLESLLRNFDGNRITEQDIHALANWKATGTRTREIPFVVARIVLQDFTGVPLLVDLAAMRSAVARMGGQPKRVEPLVPVDLVVDHSIQVDYSGSPQALQLNMEMEFRRNRARYQFLKWGMQAFDQFRVIPPGVGIVHQVNLEYLAQGVVEKEGIYYPDTLVGTDSHTTMINGLGILGWGVGGIEAEAGMLGQPVYILTPDVVGVHLTGSLREGVTATDLVLKCTEMLRKAKVVGKFVEYFGEGATSLPVTDRATIANMAPEYGATIGFFPVDEETCSYLLATGRSGQQVEAFRNYYKAQGLFGIPRQRDCDYTRVLEVDLGEIRPSVAGPRRPQDRLELDQLKPKFRELLSRPLSEGGFEQEPSALKKRYPLGTPSGASVVGHGDVLIAAITSCTNTSNPGVMLAAGLLARNAVEKGLSIGPTVKRSLAPGSRVVSSYLENTGLQPYLDRLGFNLVGYGCTTCIGNSGPLDPDIERVVTGNDLVAASVLSGNRNFEARVHPNIKANFLMSPPLVVAFGLAGRIDIDLSSEPIGRGSDGEEVYLKDIWPSLQEVSDLMSAAFDPETFRRMYGDSTGSNGGWQEIPASRGDLFEWDSDSTYIQEPPFFEDFSPGAGEVGDIKGARPLAILGDSVTTDHISPAGAIAQASPAGAYLVERGVAARDFNSYGSRRGNDRVMTRGTFANVRIKNLMVPGIEGGFTRYQPDGSRMTIYEAALRYREQGTPLIVLAGQEYGTGSSRDWAAKGTRLLGVRAVVARSFERIHRSNLVGMGVLPCQFQEGTGADSLRLDGSEVFDLVGIESEIQPRQQVHLVVHRPGGQTETVPVTVRIDTPVEVEYYRHQGILPYVLSGLLTT